In a genomic window of Magnolia sinica isolate HGM2019 chromosome 14, MsV1, whole genome shotgun sequence:
- the LOC131225453 gene encoding aluminum-activated malate transporter 12-like, with protein MVPVNSLGSTVVPIHDEEEGSSIAKKKPSPLSFLSSLLQKIGVEDPRKVVHCIKVGFALVLVSLLYLLQPLYDKFGDNAMWAIMTVVVVFEFSAGATLSKGLNRGMGTILGGGLGCLSALLARSVGGNGKAIAIAISVFIFGMAATYFRLVPSVKKKFEYGIVIFILTFNLVAVSGFRGEEIIKLAKDRLLTITIGFSISLFTSLLIFPVWAGDELHRSLKSKFDNVASSIEECLKEYFKLIDVEKTGTQSSGDLDRYKSVLHSKSSDESLANFARWEPWHGRFGFSYPWNKYLHVGEFLRELAASMIQLKACLPSHRQSPQCIRSTIKEPCEAMAVLICSALKELGDTIFNMRKCQRRESIVAELKMARQELNSTISTWKLGTLGNQTSSIRDELSMASFVFMLMEMVDKVEMLAKEVQELGELAGFISQ; from the exons ATGGTTCCAGTGAATTCGCTAGGCTCGACAGTAGTGCCCATTCACGATGAAGAAGAAGGATCTTCTATCGCGAAGAAAAAACCGagtcctctttcttttctctcttctctcttacaAAAAATTGGTGTCGAAGACCCAAGAAAGGTGGTCCACTGCATTAAGGTGGGATTCGCTCTGGTACTAGTGTCATTACTATATCTTTTGCAGCCTCTGTATGACAAATTCGGCGATAATGCGATGTGGGCGATTATGACAGTCGTGGTTGTTTTCGAATTCTCAGCAG GTGCGACACTCAGCAAGGGTTTGAATCGTGGAATGGGCACTATCTTAGGTGGTGGGTTAGGGTGCCTATCAGCACTTTTGGCTCGAAGCGTTGGTGGGAACGGCAAAGCCATTGCCATTGCCATATCAGTCTTCATCTTTG GCATGGCAGCAACGTATTTTCGGTTGGTCCCAAGCGTTAAGAAGAAATTTGAATATGGAATTGTGATCTTCATCCTCACCTTCAATCTAGTAGCAGTTTCGGGTTTCCGCGGCGAGGAGATCATCAAACTAGCCAAAGATCGTCTCTTGACAATCACTATCGGTTTTTCCATTTCCCTGTTCACCAGCTTGCTCATCTTCCCTGTTTGGGCTGGCGATGAGCTTCATCGATCTTTGAAGTCCAAATTCGACAATGTTGCGTCCTCGATCGAAG AATGTTTGAAAGAGTACTTCAAATTGATCGATGTCGAGAAAACAGGAACTCAATCAAGCGGCGATCTTGATAGATACAAATCAGTGCTACACTCAAAATCATCCGACGAGTCATTG GCCAATTTCGCGAGGTGGGAGCCCTGGCATGGGAGATTCGGATTCAGCTATCCCTGGAACAAGTACCTGCACGTCGGCGAGTTTCTTCGGGAGCTGGCAGCTTCCATGATTCAACTGAAAGCATGCTTACCATCGCATCGACAG TCGCCACAATGCATACGGTCCACTATCAAGGAGCCTTGCGAAGCCATGGCCGTGTTGATATGTTCCGCTTTGAAGGAACTTGGCGATACCATCTTCAACATGAGGAAGTGTCAACGACGAGAGTCTATTGTTGCGGAGTTAAAGATGGCGAGACAGGAGCTAAATTCAACGATATCTACTTGGAAACTTGGGACATTGGGAAATCAAACTAGTAGCATCCGCGATGAACTTTCTATGGCGAGTTTTGTGTTTATGTTAATGGAAATGGTGGATAAGGTGGAAATGTTGGCCAAAGAAGTACAAGAACTTGGAGAACTTGCAGGTTTCATTTCTCAATAA